In the Mycolicibacter sp. MU0102 genome, one interval contains:
- a CDS encoding nitroreductase family deazaflavin-dependent oxidoreductase, with protein MPSLADTVSRLLSSRRLMRAPIWLYRARLGALFGQRLLMLEHVGRKTGVRRRVVLEVIDHAAGDSYVVASGFGRRAQWFRNIRANPRVRVYAGSSAAVPATARVLEQAEADRVLGHYIERHPRTWEKFSAVLEKTLGEAVTPPNTPLPLVELRPDR; from the coding sequence ATGCCGTCCTTGGCCGACACGGTCAGCCGACTGCTGAGTTCACGACGGCTGATGCGCGCCCCGATCTGGCTGTATCGCGCGCGACTCGGCGCCCTCTTCGGCCAGCGCCTGTTGATGCTCGAACACGTCGGACGCAAGACGGGCGTGCGCCGCCGCGTCGTCCTCGAAGTCATCGACCACGCCGCCGGCGACAGCTATGTGGTGGCATCGGGCTTTGGGCGGCGCGCTCAATGGTTTCGCAACATCCGCGCCAACCCCCGGGTACGGGTTTACGCCGGGAGCAGCGCCGCGGTACCGGCCACCGCCCGGGTACTGGAGCAGGCCGAAGCAGACCGGGTGCTGGGCCACTACATCGAGCGCCACCCCCGCACGTGGGAGAAGTTCAGCGCGGTGCTCGAGAAGACGCTGGGCGAAGCGGTAACCCCTCCCAACACGCCGCTGCCGCTGGTCGAATTGCGCCCGGACCGATAG
- a CDS encoding NifU family protein, translating into MIPMHAVATADPQRVRWVVDHDRMPAAGRVQQAPGRLGELRDDGVIDELTVAGSEITITLSRQQNWRARGEEIRAALDEALRTPAGWRVAPAERTGDLTRAAQELLDGPIGDIAASHGGAIELVEVTGDQVRVRMSGACHGCPASESTLYDRLQRELRRRFGDQVTVLVDNPSAAVSVGKTLLALFVRPTQDPPRRRSRG; encoded by the coding sequence ATGATCCCCATGCATGCGGTGGCCACCGCTGACCCGCAACGGGTGCGGTGGGTGGTCGACCACGACCGTATGCCCGCAGCCGGGCGGGTCCAGCAGGCTCCCGGCCGGCTGGGTGAGCTGCGGGACGACGGCGTCATCGACGAGCTGACGGTGGCCGGATCGGAGATCACGATCACGCTGAGCCGCCAGCAGAATTGGCGGGCTCGCGGCGAGGAGATCCGCGCCGCACTCGACGAAGCGTTGCGAACACCGGCCGGCTGGCGGGTCGCCCCCGCCGAGCGCACCGGCGACCTGACGCGGGCAGCCCAGGAACTGCTGGACGGGCCGATCGGCGATATCGCCGCGTCGCACGGCGGCGCGATCGAGCTGGTCGAGGTGACCGGCGACCAGGTGCGGGTGCGGATGTCCGGCGCCTGCCACGGCTGCCCCGCCTCGGAATCGACGCTGTATGACCGACTGCAACGCGAACTTCGCCGGCGGTTCGGCGACCAGGTCACGGTTCTGGTGGACAACCCGTCGGCTGCGGTGTCTGTCGGCAAGACGCTGTTGGCTTTGTTCGTCCGCCCGACGCAGGACCCGCCGCGCCGGCGGAGCCGCGGGTAG
- a CDS encoding ferrochelatase, which produces MELDAVLLLSFGGPEGPEQVRPFLENVTRGRGVPSARLDAVAEHYLHFGGVSPINGINRALADAMRAEMPSLPVYFGNRNWEPYVEDVVAAMAADGVRRAAVFPTSAWGGYSGCDQYAEDIARARAAVGEQAPELVKLRQYFDHPLFVAMFAEAIATAADSLPPGLRDSARLVFTAHSIPVRADARYGPQLYSRQVAYATSLVAAAAGYTDYDQVWQSRSGPPQVPWLEPDVEAHLAALAEAGVPAVIVCPIGFLSDNIEVVWDLDNEVRSAAQAAGIAYARASTPNADPRLARLARGLVEELRDGTAPQRVAGTSGLGCGFGVDGAPCGSSHCSAVVVPAEAGR; this is translated from the coding sequence ATGGAGCTAGACGCCGTCCTGCTGTTGTCCTTCGGCGGTCCTGAAGGCCCGGAGCAGGTTCGGCCGTTCCTGGAGAACGTCACCCGGGGACGTGGCGTGCCGTCGGCCCGGCTCGACGCGGTCGCCGAGCACTACCTGCATTTCGGTGGTGTGTCGCCGATCAACGGGATCAATCGCGCGTTGGCCGACGCCATGCGTGCCGAAATGCCCAGCCTGCCGGTGTATTTCGGCAACCGCAACTGGGAGCCCTACGTCGAGGACGTCGTCGCCGCGATGGCGGCCGACGGCGTCCGACGTGCCGCGGTGTTCCCGACCTCGGCGTGGGGCGGATATTCGGGCTGCGACCAGTACGCCGAGGACATCGCCCGGGCGCGAGCGGCGGTGGGGGAGCAGGCCCCGGAATTGGTGAAACTGCGCCAGTACTTCGACCACCCGTTGTTCGTGGCAATGTTCGCCGAGGCGATCGCCACGGCAGCCGACAGCCTGCCGCCCGGCCTGCGCGATTCGGCCCGGCTGGTGTTCACGGCGCACTCCATCCCGGTCCGCGCCGACGCACGCTATGGCCCCCAGCTGTACAGCCGCCAGGTGGCCTACGCGACGAGTCTGGTCGCGGCCGCCGCGGGCTACACCGACTACGACCAGGTGTGGCAGTCGCGCTCGGGGCCGCCGCAGGTGCCCTGGCTGGAGCCCGACGTCGAAGCGCACCTGGCGGCCCTGGCCGAGGCGGGCGTGCCCGCGGTGATCGTGTGTCCGATCGGCTTTCTCAGTGACAACATCGAGGTGGTCTGGGACCTCGACAACGAAGTTCGCTCGGCGGCGCAGGCCGCCGGAATCGCCTATGCGCGGGCGTCCACGCCCAACGCCGATCCACGGCTGGCCCGGCTGGCTCGCGGACTGGTCGAGGAGCTGCGCGACGGCACCGCACCCCAACGCGTCGCCGGTACGTCCGGCCTGGGCTGCGGGTTCGGGGTCGACGGGGCGCCGTGCGGTTCATCGCACTGCTCGGCGGTTGTGGTGCCCGCCGAAGCGGGTCGCTAG
- a CDS encoding SPFH domain-containing protein, which produces MEGVTTGLLLLAVLVVFAVIVVAKSVALIPQAEAAVIERLGRYSRTVSGQLTLLVPFIDRVRARIDLRERVVSFPPQPVITEDNLTLNIDTVVYFQVTNPKAAVYEISNYIVGVEQLTTTTLRNVVGGMTLEQTLTSREVINSQLRGVLDEATGRWGLRVARVELRSIDPPPSIQASMEKQMKADREKRAMILTAEGQREAAIKQAEGQKQSEILTAEGAKQAAILAAEADRQSTMLRAQGERAAAYLQAQGQAKAIEKTFAAIKAARPTPELLAYQYLQVLPEMARGEANKVWVVPSDFGTALQGFTKLLGAPGEDGVFRYQPSPDDEPRHRSEDDSDEVADWFTTQTDPAIAQAVAKAEADARKPVEGVLPAQLDPGPA; this is translated from the coding sequence ATGGAAGGCGTCACAACCGGGCTGTTGCTGCTGGCCGTGTTGGTGGTGTTCGCGGTGATCGTGGTCGCCAAGTCGGTCGCGCTGATCCCGCAGGCCGAGGCGGCGGTGATCGAGCGACTCGGCCGCTACAGCCGCACCGTCAGTGGTCAGCTGACCCTGCTGGTTCCGTTCATCGACCGGGTGCGGGCCCGCATCGACCTGCGTGAACGGGTGGTGTCGTTCCCGCCTCAGCCGGTGATCACCGAGGACAACCTGACGCTCAACATCGACACCGTCGTCTACTTCCAGGTCACCAACCCCAAGGCCGCGGTCTATGAGATCAGCAACTACATCGTCGGTGTGGAACAGCTGACCACCACGACGCTGCGCAACGTGGTCGGCGGGATGACGTTGGAGCAGACGTTGACCTCCCGCGAGGTGATCAACAGCCAGCTGCGCGGCGTGCTCGACGAGGCGACCGGGCGGTGGGGTCTGCGGGTGGCCCGGGTGGAGCTGCGCAGCATCGACCCGCCGCCGTCGATCCAGGCGTCGATGGAGAAGCAGATGAAGGCCGACCGCGAGAAGCGGGCCATGATCTTGACCGCCGAGGGCCAGCGCGAGGCCGCGATCAAACAGGCCGAGGGCCAGAAGCAGTCCGAGATCCTGACTGCCGAGGGCGCCAAGCAGGCGGCGATCCTGGCCGCCGAGGCCGACCGGCAATCCACGATGCTGCGGGCCCAAGGTGAACGCGCCGCCGCCTACCTGCAGGCCCAGGGCCAGGCCAAAGCGATCGAGAAGACCTTCGCGGCGATCAAGGCCGCCCGGCCCACCCCCGAATTGCTGGCCTACCAGTATCTGCAGGTGCTGCCGGAGATGGCCCGCGGCGAGGCCAACAAGGTGTGGGTGGTGCCTAGTGATTTCGGCACGGCCCTGCAGGGCTTCACCAAGCTGCTCGGTGCTCCCGGCGAGGACGGGGTTTTCCGCTACCAGCCGTCACCCGACGACGAGCCGCGGCACCGATCGGAGGACGACAGCGACGAAGTCGCCGACTGGTTCACCACCCAGACCGACCCGGCGATCGCCCAGGCAGTGGCCAAGGCGGAGGCCGATGCGCGCAAGCCGGTCGAGGGCGTGTTGCCGGCGCAGCTCGATCCCGGTCCGGCGTGA
- a CDS encoding MIP/aquaporin family protein produces the protein MADRNASVRKYLTEMIGTFVFMFAVLGIVLSGTECVAATALGIGSVLMVMVYASGHISGGHLNPAVSVAAYLRGALPLGDLGPYIVAQLVGALAAFGVGFGLWHDKYATGTLDLTGTVWPAFLAELVFTFALCYVVLHTATSKDSAGNSFYGLAIGFVVTVGVVAVGAISGGAFNPAITFGLMLSGIFAWKFLWVYLIAQLLGAVVAAYAYKATTLDEHTAASSRRG, from the coding sequence ATGGCTGATCGGAACGCCTCGGTGCGCAAATATTTGACCGAAATGATCGGCACGTTCGTTTTCATGTTCGCTGTGCTCGGCATCGTCTTGTCCGGCACCGAATGCGTCGCTGCCACCGCGCTGGGCATCGGCTCGGTGCTGATGGTGATGGTCTATGCCAGTGGGCACATCTCGGGCGGCCACCTGAACCCAGCCGTCTCCGTGGCCGCGTATTTGCGGGGCGCGCTGCCATTGGGCGACCTGGGGCCTTACATCGTTGCCCAGTTGGTCGGTGCACTCGCCGCGTTCGGTGTGGGATTCGGGTTGTGGCACGACAAGTACGCGACCGGAACACTTGATTTGACCGGCACCGTCTGGCCCGCATTCCTGGCCGAATTAGTATTCACATTCGCGCTGTGTTACGTGGTTTTGCACACCGCAACCAGCAAAGACAGTGCCGGCAACAGCTTCTACGGTCTGGCGATCGGATTCGTGGTGACCGTCGGCGTGGTGGCGGTCGGCGCGATCTCGGGCGGCGCGTTCAACCCGGCCATCACCTTCGGCCTGATGCTGTCGGGGATCTTCGCCTGGAAATTCCTCTGGGTCTACCTGATCGCCCAGCTGCTCGGCGCGGTGGTGGCCGCCTACGCCTACAAGGCGACCACCCTCGACGAGCACACCGCCGCCTCCTCCCGCAGAGGCTAG
- a CDS encoding DUF58 domain-containing protein yields the protein MLRGGIRDPKLAAALRTLELTVKRKLDGVLHGDHLGLIPGPGSEPGESRLYQPGDDVRRMDWSVTARTTHPHVRQMIADRELETWLVVDMSASMDFGTATCEKRDLAVAAAAAIVYLNSGGGNRLGALVANGERVVRVPARSGRNHEQTLLRTIATIPRAPVGVRGDLAAAIDALRRPERRRGMAVIISDFLGPINWMRPLRAIAARHEVLGIEILDPRDVELPDVGDVVLQDTESGITREFTIDAKLRDDFARAAVAHRADVARALRSCGAPMLGLRTDRDWIADIVRFVESRRRGALAGMP from the coding sequence ATGCTGCGCGGAGGAATCCGCGACCCCAAGCTGGCCGCGGCACTGCGGACCCTGGAGCTGACGGTCAAGCGCAAGCTCGACGGGGTGCTGCACGGGGATCACCTCGGCTTGATCCCCGGCCCCGGCTCCGAACCCGGCGAATCCCGGCTGTATCAGCCGGGCGATGACGTGCGCCGGATGGACTGGTCGGTCACGGCCCGCACCACCCATCCACACGTGCGGCAGATGATCGCCGACCGCGAGCTGGAGACCTGGCTGGTGGTCGACATGTCGGCCAGCATGGACTTCGGCACCGCCACCTGCGAGAAGCGCGACCTGGCGGTGGCGGCGGCCGCGGCCATCGTCTACCTCAACAGCGGCGGCGGCAACCGGCTGGGCGCCTTGGTGGCCAACGGTGAGCGCGTCGTGCGGGTGCCGGCCCGCTCGGGGCGCAACCACGAGCAGACCCTGCTGCGCACCATCGCCACCATTCCGCGGGCCCCGGTCGGGGTGCGTGGTGACCTGGCGGCGGCCATCGACGCACTGCGCAGGCCCGAACGCCGGCGGGGGATGGCGGTCATCATCAGCGACTTCCTCGGACCGATCAACTGGATGCGCCCGCTGCGAGCGATCGCCGCCCGCCATGAGGTGCTGGGCATCGAGATCCTCGACCCGCGGGACGTCGAGTTGCCCGACGTCGGCGACGTGGTGTTGCAGGACACCGAATCCGGGATCACCCGCGAATTCACCATCGACGCCAAGCTGCGGGACGATTTCGCCCGGGCCGCGGTGGCCCACCGCGCCGACGTCGCGCGCGCGTTGCGCAGCTGCGGCGCGCCGATGCTGGGGTTGCGGACCGACCGGGACTGGATCGCCGACATCGTCCGATTCGTCGAGTCACGCCGGCGCGGCGCGCTGGCGGGGATGCCGTGA
- the fabG1 gene encoding 3-oxoacyl-ACP reductase FabG1 translates to MTDSEAPAGKPAFVSRSVLVTGGNRGIGLAIAQRLAADGHKVAVTHRGSGAPEGLFGVVCDVTDNDAVDRAFKEVEEHQGPVEVLVANAGISKDAFLMRMTEERFEEVINANLTGAFRVTQRASRSMQRKRFGRIIYIGSVSGMWGIGNQANYAAAKAGLIGMARSISRELSKAGVTANVVAPGYIDTEMTRALDERIQEGALDFIPAKRVGTAEEVAGAVSFLASEDASYIAGAVIPVDGGMGMGH, encoded by the coding sequence GTGACAGACAGCGAAGCTCCCGCAGGAAAGCCCGCATTTGTGTCCCGTTCGGTCCTGGTCACCGGTGGAAACCGGGGCATCGGACTGGCGATCGCGCAGCGACTGGCCGCCGACGGCCACAAGGTGGCGGTGACGCACCGCGGCTCCGGTGCCCCCGAGGGACTGTTCGGGGTGGTGTGCGATGTCACCGACAACGACGCCGTCGACCGCGCGTTCAAAGAGGTCGAGGAGCACCAGGGCCCAGTCGAGGTGCTGGTGGCCAACGCCGGCATTTCCAAAGACGCGTTCCTGATGAGGATGACCGAGGAGCGTTTCGAAGAGGTCATCAACGCCAACCTCACCGGGGCCTTCCGGGTCACCCAGCGGGCGTCGCGCAGCATGCAGCGCAAGCGTTTCGGCCGGATCATCTACATCGGATCGGTCTCGGGCATGTGGGGCATCGGCAACCAGGCCAACTATGCGGCCGCCAAGGCCGGCTTGATCGGCATGGCCCGCTCGATCTCACGCGAGCTGTCCAAGGCCGGCGTCACCGCGAACGTCGTTGCGCCGGGCTACATCGACACCGAGATGACCCGGGCCCTCGACGAGCGGATCCAAGAGGGCGCCCTGGACTTCATCCCGGCCAAGCGCGTCGGTACCGCCGAAGAGGTTGCCGGTGCGGTCAGCTTCCTGGCGTCCGAGGACGCAAGCTACATCGCCGGCGCGGTCATCCCCGTCGACGGCGGCATGGGCATGGGCCACTAG
- a CDS encoding NfeD family protein has protein sequence MPTALIWLVFALGLAGAEALTGDMFLLMLSGGALSAAGASALTNWPLWTDGAVFLVVSVLLLVLVRPALRRRLWAGTGGETGVLALQGKTALVLDRVEQHGGRVKLNGEVWTARALTDGDVFEPGEQVTVMHIDGATAVVGKIL, from the coding sequence ATGCCGACTGCCCTGATCTGGTTGGTCTTCGCACTCGGGCTCGCAGGAGCCGAGGCCCTCACGGGTGACATGTTCCTGCTCATGCTCTCCGGTGGTGCGTTGTCGGCGGCGGGGGCCAGCGCCCTGACCAACTGGCCGCTGTGGACCGACGGTGCGGTGTTCCTGGTGGTATCGGTGCTGTTGCTGGTCTTGGTGCGCCCCGCCCTGCGCCGCCGGCTGTGGGCGGGAACCGGCGGCGAAACGGGCGTACTGGCGCTGCAGGGCAAGACCGCCCTGGTGCTCGACCGTGTCGAACAGCACGGCGGGCGGGTGAAGCTGAACGGCGAGGTGTGGACCGCCCGCGCGCTCACCGACGGCGACGTCTTCGAACCGGGTGAGCAGGTCACCGTGATGCACATCGACGGCGCTACCGCCGTGGTCGGCAAGATCTTGTAA
- a CDS encoding VWA domain-containing protein, whose amino-acid sequence MTLPLLGPMTLTGFAHPWFFLFLFVILGLVALYILMQVARHRRILRFANMELLESVAPKSPTRWRHLSAILLITSLLLFTVAMAGPTHDVRIPRNRAVVMLVIDVSQSMRATDVAPSRLAAAQEAGKQFADELTAGINLGLIAYAGTATVLTSPTTNRDATKAAIDKLQLADRTATGEGIFTALQAIATVGAVIGGGDTPPPARIVLLSDGKETVPSNPDNPKGAFTAARTAKDQGVPVSTISFGTAYGYVEINEQRQPVPVDDDSLKKIADLSGGSAYTASSLQQLKEVYSTLQDQIGFETIRGDASTGWLRLGAFILALAGLAALLLNRRLPA is encoded by the coding sequence ATGACATTGCCGCTGCTTGGGCCGATGACGCTGACGGGCTTCGCGCACCCGTGGTTCTTTCTGTTCCTGTTCGTGATCCTGGGCCTGGTCGCGCTCTACATCCTCATGCAGGTGGCGCGGCATCGGAGGATCCTGCGGTTCGCCAACATGGAGCTGCTGGAGAGCGTGGCGCCCAAATCGCCGACGCGCTGGCGGCACCTGTCGGCGATCCTGCTGATCACCTCGTTGCTGCTGTTCACCGTCGCGATGGCCGGCCCCACCCACGATGTCCGGATCCCGCGCAACCGCGCGGTGGTGATGCTGGTGATCGACGTCTCCCAATCGATGCGGGCCACCGATGTCGCACCCAGCCGGCTGGCGGCCGCGCAGGAAGCCGGCAAGCAGTTCGCCGACGAACTGACCGCCGGCATCAACCTGGGCCTGATCGCCTACGCCGGCACCGCGACCGTGCTGACCTCGCCGACCACCAACCGCGATGCGACCAAGGCCGCGATCGACAAGCTGCAACTGGCCGACCGCACCGCCACCGGTGAGGGCATCTTCACCGCGTTGCAGGCCATCGCCACGGTGGGCGCCGTCATCGGCGGCGGTGACACCCCGCCGCCGGCCCGCATTGTGCTGCTCTCCGACGGTAAAGAGACGGTGCCGTCCAACCCCGACAATCCCAAGGGGGCGTTCACCGCGGCTCGCACCGCCAAGGACCAGGGCGTGCCGGTCTCGACGATCTCGTTCGGCACGGCCTACGGCTACGTCGAGATCAACGAGCAGCGTCAGCCGGTGCCCGTCGACGACGATTCGCTGAAGAAGATCGCCGATCTGTCCGGCGGCAGCGCCTACACCGCGTCCAGCCTGCAGCAGCTCAAAGAGGTGTACTCCACGCTGCAGGACCAGATCGGCTTCGAGACCATTCGCGGTGACGCGAGCACCGGCTGGCTGCGCCTCGGCGCATTCATCCTGGCGTTGGCCGGTCTGGCAGCACTGCTGCTCAACCGGCGCCTGCCCGCCTAG
- the feoB gene encoding ferrous iron transporter B: MTPAQRIALVGSPNAGKTSLFNHLTGLRAKTGNYPGVTVGRSVGVVTVGGVDVAIEDLPGTYSLDPISPDEQVVVDVLAGGINGIGRPDAIVLVADATTLRRSITLVGQVLRLDLPTLLVLTMTDELRSRRGGVDVEALAAAIGVPVLAVIANRGAGIEGLRALLGSSDTWSRPAVLPPSETEALDAWGASVLSAADYVAPQRDQRTARIDGLVLHPLWGIVVFFTVMFAFFQIIFTVAAPLQDRIAAGLDWLGSQVNSHFGGTVVGGLIGDGVIGGVGTVLQFLPQIVLLFLLIALLENVGYMSRAAFLMDRVMARTGLEGRAFVAMLSSFACAVPGIMATRTLPSSRDRIATIISAPFMTCSARLPVYTLLVGLLVAPQTRWWGFSAQGVTMFLLYLGGGTSALLAAAVFKSTILRSDLLPFTMELPPYRFPSPTAVLIAMWNAAKIFLRKAGTVILATSLVLWVLMNLPTRGAETAALPAPDATAYVLDHSYAAGIGRAIEPVFAPLGFDWRTNIALVGSLSAREVFVSTLGQVSAATNPTDPHQALLSMSDDNGRRVFTAPTVIALMVYFMFALQCMSTVAVMRRETNSWRWPAFSFGYMFVLAWVMAFAARSIASGLGA, translated from the coding sequence GTGACGCCGGCACAGCGGATCGCGCTGGTCGGAAGCCCGAACGCCGGCAAGACCAGCCTGTTCAATCACCTGACCGGGCTGCGCGCCAAGACCGGTAACTATCCGGGCGTCACGGTGGGGCGCAGCGTCGGGGTGGTGACCGTCGGCGGTGTCGACGTGGCGATCGAAGACCTGCCCGGCACCTACAGCCTGGACCCGATCAGCCCGGACGAACAGGTTGTTGTCGACGTGTTGGCGGGCGGAATCAACGGAATCGGCCGGCCCGACGCGATCGTGTTGGTCGCCGACGCCACCACACTGCGCCGCTCCATCACCTTGGTGGGCCAGGTATTGCGCCTGGACCTTCCCACCCTGTTAGTGCTCACCATGACCGACGAATTGCGTTCGCGCCGCGGTGGAGTCGACGTGGAAGCCCTTGCGGCCGCGATCGGAGTACCGGTCCTCGCCGTCATCGCCAACCGCGGCGCCGGCATCGAGGGCCTACGCGCCCTGTTGGGCTCCAGTGATACCTGGTCACGGCCTGCGGTACTGCCGCCGTCGGAGACCGAGGCGCTCGATGCGTGGGGCGCCTCGGTGCTCTCGGCCGCGGACTACGTTGCCCCGCAACGGGATCAGCGGACCGCCCGGATCGATGGCTTGGTCCTGCACCCACTGTGGGGCATCGTGGTCTTCTTCACGGTCATGTTCGCGTTCTTCCAGATCATCTTCACCGTCGCCGCCCCGCTGCAGGACCGGATCGCCGCCGGGCTCGACTGGTTGGGATCGCAGGTCAACAGCCACTTCGGCGGCACGGTGGTTGGCGGTCTGATCGGCGACGGGGTGATCGGCGGCGTCGGCACCGTGTTGCAGTTTCTTCCGCAGATTGTGTTGCTGTTCCTACTGATTGCACTGCTGGAGAATGTCGGCTACATGTCACGTGCCGCATTCCTGATGGATCGTGTCATGGCCCGAACCGGACTGGAAGGTCGCGCGTTCGTGGCGATGCTGTCCTCGTTCGCCTGCGCAGTCCCCGGGATCATGGCAACACGCACACTGCCGTCATCGCGTGATCGGATCGCCACCATCATCAGCGCGCCCTTTATGACGTGCTCCGCTCGGCTGCCGGTCTACACCCTGCTCGTCGGGCTCCTGGTGGCACCACAGACGCGCTGGTGGGGCTTCAGCGCGCAGGGTGTCACCATGTTCCTGCTGTATCTGGGCGGTGGCACCTCGGCGCTGCTGGCCGCAGCAGTGTTCAAGTCGACGATCCTGCGCAGCGACCTGCTGCCGTTCACCATGGAACTGCCGCCGTATCGCTTCCCCTCGCCCACTGCGGTTCTCATCGCGATGTGGAACGCGGCGAAGATCTTCTTGCGTAAGGCCGGAACCGTCATCCTGGCCACCTCGCTGGTGCTGTGGGTGTTGATGAATCTGCCCACCCGTGGCGCCGAGACGGCAGCGCTGCCAGCACCCGACGCCACCGCCTACGTCCTGGACCACAGCTACGCCGCGGGCATCGGGAGGGCGATCGAGCCGGTTTTTGCGCCCCTGGGCTTCGACTGGCGCACCAACATTGCGCTCGTGGGGTCACTGTCGGCCCGGGAGGTGTTCGTGTCCACGCTCGGGCAGGTGTCGGCGGCGACCAACCCCACCGACCCGCACCAGGCGCTGCTGTCGATGTCCGACGACAACGGCCGGCGAGTGTTCACCGCACCGACGGTCATCGCGCTGATGGTGTATTTCATGTTCGCGCTGCAGTGCATGTCCACTGTCGCGGTCATGCGCCGAGAGACCAATTCCTGGCGATGGCCGGCCTTCTCCTTCGGCTACATGTTCGTCTTGGCCTGGGTGATGGCGTTCGCCGCCCGGTCGATCGCGTCAGGCCTGGGCGCATGA
- a CDS encoding DoxX family protein — MSALTARPTYAALAAFLAGDAVASAIPVPYVAKNMDAMRIPEEVRWAVPVAKAATALGLASVFRFPAVARLATGLLTLYFAGALGIHLRVRNRIANIVPAVLLLMVFAAMTAQGPHTAGGGVRALES, encoded by the coding sequence GTGAGTGCGCTGACGGCACGGCCGACCTACGCGGCGCTGGCCGCATTCCTCGCCGGAGACGCCGTGGCCTCGGCGATCCCGGTGCCCTATGTCGCCAAGAACATGGATGCCATGCGGATTCCCGAGGAGGTCCGCTGGGCGGTCCCGGTGGCCAAAGCCGCCACCGCGTTGGGGCTGGCATCGGTATTCCGCTTCCCGGCCGTCGCCCGGCTCGCCACCGGATTGTTGACGTTGTATTTCGCCGGGGCGCTGGGCATCCACCTGCGTGTGCGTAACCGGATCGCCAACATCGTGCCCGCAGTTCTGCTGCTGATGGTGTTCGCCGCGATGACGGCCCAGGGCCCGCACACCGCCGGGGGCGGGGTACGGGCCCTGGAGTCGTAG
- the inhA gene encoding NADH-dependent enoyl-ACP reductase InhA, producing the protein MAGILEGKRILVTGIITDSSIAFHIAKVAQEAGAQLVCTGFDRLRLIQRIIDRLPEPAPLLELDVQNEEHLGSLAERVTEVIGEGNKLDGVVHSIGFMPQTGMGINPFFDAPYEDVAKGIHISAYSYASLAKAVLPIMNPGGGIVGMDFDPTRAMPAYNWMTVAKSALESVNRFVAREAGKVGVRSNLVAAGPIRTLAMSAIVGGALGEGAGEQIRLLEEGWDQRAPIGWDMKDPTPVAKTVCALLSDWLPSTTGTVVYADGGAHTQLL; encoded by the coding sequence ATGGCAGGCATTCTCGAAGGCAAGCGGATCCTGGTCACCGGGATCATCACCGACTCCTCGATCGCGTTCCACATCGCCAAGGTGGCGCAGGAGGCCGGCGCGCAACTGGTGTGTACCGGATTCGACCGACTGCGGCTGATCCAGCGCATCATCGACCGGCTGCCGGAGCCGGCGCCGCTGCTCGAACTCGACGTGCAGAACGAGGAGCACCTGGGCTCTCTGGCCGAGCGTGTCACCGAGGTGATCGGCGAGGGCAACAAGCTCGACGGCGTGGTGCACTCCATCGGCTTCATGCCGCAGACCGGCATGGGCATCAACCCGTTCTTCGACGCCCCCTACGAGGACGTCGCCAAGGGCATCCACATCTCGGCCTACTCCTATGCCTCGCTGGCCAAAGCGGTGCTGCCGATCATGAATCCCGGCGGCGGCATCGTCGGCATGGACTTCGACCCGACCCGGGCGATGCCGGCCTACAACTGGATGACGGTGGCCAAGAGTGCCCTGGAGTCGGTGAACCGGTTCGTGGCGCGCGAGGCTGGCAAGGTCGGAGTGCGGTCGAATCTGGTTGCGGCCGGGCCGATCCGGACCCTGGCGATGAGCGCCATCGTGGGCGGTGCCCTCGGTGAAGGTGCCGGCGAGCAGATCCGGCTGCTGGAAGAGGGCTGGGACCAGCGGGCCCCGATCGGCTGGGACATGAAGGACCCGACGCCGGTGGCCAAGACCGTCTGCGCGCTGCTGTCCGACTGGCTGCCGTCCACCACCGGAACGGTCGTCTACGCAGACGGTGGCGCGCACACCCAGTTGCTCTAA